One window of the Rosa rugosa chromosome 3, drRosRugo1.1, whole genome shotgun sequence genome contains the following:
- the LOC133738904 gene encoding uncharacterized protein LOC133738904 isoform X1, with product MFGSLRISSQNPRKQQQKQEREWLNLSFKPENFLPGVVIGFILGLLLDLSQPGKGSLKLKRKNFSEGKPQQRSLVSTNGDEELKMVLVVRRDLKMTTGKIASQCAHAATGMYAELMQSHRSLLRQWEENGQPKIVVTCKNQQEMNKLKEAAEGIGLPTFVVADAGRTQVVSGSKTVLAVGPGPKEVVDSVTGKQGLL from the exons ATGTTTGGTTCATTAAGAATTTCTTCCCAGAATCCAAGAAAG CAGCAGCAGAAGCAAGAACGAGAATGGTTAAACTTGAGTTTTAAGCCAGAGAATTTCCTTCCAGGAGTTGTCATTGGCTTCATTCTTGGGTTGTTGTTGGATTTATCACAACCTGGTAAGGGTTCCTTGAAGTTGAAGAGGAAAAATTTCTCGGAGGGAAAGCCCCAACAGCGAAGTTTGGTCTCGACTAATGGTGATGAAGAGCTTAAAATG gttcttgtaGTTAGACGAGACTTAAAGATGACAACTGGAAAAATCGCATCTCAGTGTGCTC ATGCTGCCACTGGCATGTATGCAGAACTGATGCAAAG CCATAGGTCCCTTTTGAGACAATGGGAGGAAAATGGGCAACCCAAAATAGTGGTTACATGCAAGAATCAACAAGAAAT GAATAAGCTGAAAGAAGCAGCTGAGGGCATTGGCCTTCCAACTTTTGTTGTCGCTGATGCAGGGCGAACACAG GTTGTGAGTGGGTCAAAGACAGTTCTTGCCGTTGGACCAG GACCAAAAGAAGTGGTAGATTCAGTGACAGGGAAACAGGGTCTCCTCTGA
- the LOC133738904 gene encoding uncharacterized protein LOC133738904 isoform X2, whose protein sequence is MFGSLRISSQNPRKQQKQEREWLNLSFKPENFLPGVVIGFILGLLLDLSQPGKGSLKLKRKNFSEGKPQQRSLVSTNGDEELKMVLVVRRDLKMTTGKIASQCAHAATGMYAELMQSHRSLLRQWEENGQPKIVVTCKNQQEMNKLKEAAEGIGLPTFVVADAGRTQVVSGSKTVLAVGPGPKEVVDSVTGKQGLL, encoded by the exons ATGTTTGGTTCATTAAGAATTTCTTCCCAGAATCCAAGAAAG CAGCAGAAGCAAGAACGAGAATGGTTAAACTTGAGTTTTAAGCCAGAGAATTTCCTTCCAGGAGTTGTCATTGGCTTCATTCTTGGGTTGTTGTTGGATTTATCACAACCTGGTAAGGGTTCCTTGAAGTTGAAGAGGAAAAATTTCTCGGAGGGAAAGCCCCAACAGCGAAGTTTGGTCTCGACTAATGGTGATGAAGAGCTTAAAATG gttcttgtaGTTAGACGAGACTTAAAGATGACAACTGGAAAAATCGCATCTCAGTGTGCTC ATGCTGCCACTGGCATGTATGCAGAACTGATGCAAAG CCATAGGTCCCTTTTGAGACAATGGGAGGAAAATGGGCAACCCAAAATAGTGGTTACATGCAAGAATCAACAAGAAAT GAATAAGCTGAAAGAAGCAGCTGAGGGCATTGGCCTTCCAACTTTTGTTGTCGCTGATGCAGGGCGAACACAG GTTGTGAGTGGGTCAAAGACAGTTCTTGCCGTTGGACCAG GACCAAAAGAAGTGGTAGATTCAGTGACAGGGAAACAGGGTCTCCTCTGA
- the LOC133738905 gene encoding protein NONRESPONDING TO OXYLIPINS 2, mitochondrial isoform X1, with protein MASRCRSFSRPAFSFLKSTVNKPPLKSRPISSLPSTPSLSRPAPQLGCLQSLLPFHTAVSSARLTSCLGIDSRSSRSLSQGTLGANPGV; from the exons ATGGCTTCTCGCTGCAGATCTTTTTCAAGACCcgccttttcttttctcaaatcCACCGTCAACAAACCACCTCTCAAGTCCAGACCCATCTCTTCTCTCCCGTCGACCCCATCACTCTCAAG GCCGGCTCCTCAGTTGGGTTGTCTTCAATCTCTGCTTCCATTTCACACGGCGGTCTCTTCAGCTCGGCTGACGTCATGCCTCGGCATTGACTCGAGGAGCTCGAGGTCGTTGTCTCAGGGTACGCTCGGTGCAAACCCAGGAGTTTGA
- the LOC133738903 gene encoding uncharacterized protein LOC133738903 translates to MPRPSRYKPFNDRLERALNQHIRLLHRSGATFFILGDTGNVYTATITTYPKCSCPDPVTPCKHLLFVYLQVLGLSADGLRDGTFSQWEVQCMLGRDTLPESLAGESVRQWFHQLYDFQGRQRQQGSSSSSRPRVVIEEGTCCPVCLDEMGKQDKVVACGTCRNPIHEECFLKWKRSARKKPAHCVMCRARWGSIQQEQEKYLNLAAYASTSEEDEDEDEYE, encoded by the coding sequence ATGCCGCGGCCTAGCCGCTACAAGCCCTTCAATGACCGCTTGGAGCGAGCCCTCAACCAGCACATTCGCCTCCTGCACCGCTCCGGTGCCACCTTCTTCATCCTCGGCGACACGGGCAATGTGTACACTGCGACCATCACCACTTACCCTAAATGCAGCTGCCCTGACCCTGTAACACCATGCAAGCATTTGCTGTTTGTGTATCTCCAAGTGTTGGGTCTTTCAGCCGATGGTCTCAGGGACGGCACGTTCTCGCAGTGGGAGGTGCAGTGCATGCTGGGGCGGGACACGCTGCCTGAATCGCTGGCCGGGGAAAGCGTGCGGCAGTGGTTTCATCAGCTGTATGATTTTCAGGGCAGGCAGAGGCAGCAGGGGTCTTCTTCGTCGTCGAGGCCAAGAGTGGTGATTGAAGAGGGTACTTGCTGCCCTGTTTGTTTGGATGAGATGGGGAAGCAAGACAAAGTGGTGGCTTGTGGGACGTGTAGAAACCCGATACATGAGGAATGCTTCTTGAAGTGGAAGAGGAGCGCGAGGAAGAAGCCAGCTCATTGTGTGATGTGCAGGGCGAGATGGGGGTCGATCCAGCAGGAGCAGGAGAAGTACTTGAACTTGGCGGCTTACGCTAGTACGAGCgaggaggatgaggacgaagacgaATATGAATGA
- the LOC133738905 gene encoding protein NONRESPONDING TO OXYLIPINS 2, mitochondrial isoform X2, whose product MASRCRSFSRPAFSFLKSTVNKPPLKSRPISSLPSTPSLSRPAPQLGCLQSLLPFHTAVSSARLTSCLGIDSRSSRSLSQELGLSVPR is encoded by the exons ATGGCTTCTCGCTGCAGATCTTTTTCAAGACCcgccttttcttttctcaaatcCACCGTCAACAAACCACCTCTCAAGTCCAGACCCATCTCTTCTCTCCCGTCGACCCCATCACTCTCAAG GCCGGCTCCTCAGTTGGGTTGTCTTCAATCTCTGCTTCCATTTCACACGGCGGTCTCTTCAGCTCGGCTGACGTCATGCCTCGGCATTGACTCGAGGAGCTCGAGGTCGTTGTCTCAGG